The Actinomycetota bacterium genome has a window encoding:
- a CDS encoding ATP-binding protein, with protein sequence MPRSGGTVRATVANAPIKWKILTPFALLSLTFGGMGAFVLSSGVAAESRARQTTGLRDASAVASNRFESRVTALATSARQAAFTEGLADAVSRGDIANVRRLLLPLASGMKDTRAVVSDRRGRGLVDVVTDFAMESIVTAGTDWGGVEAVRAAARGKDAGAAAAQFVVQEGTPYVVVAMPIQQSGRTVVGVVLFAETLRPILDVLESLTKSQLGLVDSAGRVLAGREMSVPASKVSGVAQVRGRMDGVAVEVLTVPVTLRGRRAATLRVASPVVSRFGVLGDDGVKIGLITMALLMAVFVVGVWVSGLISKPLGHLVESTRALRRGDFSHRAHLEGTDEVGELAESFNRMAEDLEASHRDLEQRVENRTHELEEALVVLDHTNAELTQANDAKSLFLANVSHELRTPLSGILIASEMLHDPAFGMFSEEKVRDLGGKILSSGRHLLALIDDLLDLSRIEAGRLELRPQPVDVALLLDDLRLTIEPAAAEKRVKVDIPSGGDCRIYADPVRALQVLFNLASNAVKFTPSGGRVWLEVTKSKGDVAIAVHDTGIGIARRDLVRIFEPFEQVSDRRMGGAGLGLAVSKRIVDLHGGSIKVSSVPGKGSRFTAVFSAADPGAARPAVIGNGDVAEAVRPARVLVVEDDPVTQDLVYRALCSGGHHVDRAASVREAISRVRARKPDVVLLDVRLGKDNGLDVVPWLRSRPATAGMQVIVLSAHGMPGDIDRAMAAGCDDYLVKPVAAKTLLAKIAAVMDAREPKAGEVRKAGRG encoded by the coding sequence ATGCCGCGTTCGGGGGGCACTGTTCGCGCCACGGTCGCGAACGCTCCGATCAAGTGGAAGATCCTCACGCCGTTCGCGCTCTTGTCGTTGACGTTTGGAGGAATGGGCGCGTTCGTCTTGTCGAGCGGAGTTGCCGCCGAGTCTCGCGCGCGCCAAACCACCGGGTTGCGTGACGCTTCGGCCGTCGCGAGCAACAGGTTCGAGTCCCGGGTTACCGCGCTGGCCACGTCGGCGCGTCAAGCCGCGTTCACCGAGGGGCTCGCGGACGCCGTTTCGCGCGGGGACATCGCGAACGTGCGCCGGCTGCTGTTGCCGCTCGCTTCCGGAATGAAGGACACACGGGCCGTGGTTTCCGATCGGCGAGGCAGGGGGCTCGTCGACGTGGTCACGGATTTCGCCATGGAATCGATCGTCACCGCCGGCACCGATTGGGGAGGGGTCGAGGCAGTTCGCGCAGCCGCCCGCGGGAAGGACGCCGGTGCGGCCGCGGCGCAGTTCGTCGTTCAAGAGGGAACGCCGTACGTCGTCGTCGCCATGCCGATCCAGCAGTCGGGTCGGACCGTGGTTGGCGTGGTGCTCTTCGCCGAGACGCTCCGGCCGATCCTGGACGTGTTGGAGTCTCTCACGAAGTCGCAACTGGGTTTGGTGGATTCGGCCGGCCGGGTCCTCGCCGGCAGAGAGATGTCGGTCCCGGCTTCGAAGGTCTCCGGCGTCGCGCAGGTTAGAGGTCGGATGGATGGGGTCGCCGTAGAAGTCCTGACGGTTCCGGTGACGCTGCGTGGGCGAAGGGCGGCGACGTTGAGGGTGGCGTCGCCCGTGGTGTCGCGGTTCGGAGTTCTCGGAGACGATGGGGTCAAGATCGGACTCATCACGATGGCGCTGTTGATGGCAGTGTTCGTCGTAGGGGTATGGGTGTCGGGGCTTATCTCCAAGCCGCTTGGGCACTTGGTCGAGAGCACGCGCGCGCTGCGCCGGGGTGATTTCTCTCACCGCGCGCATCTTGAGGGCACCGACGAAGTCGGCGAACTCGCCGAGTCGTTTAACCGGATGGCGGAGGATCTCGAGGCGTCGCACCGCGACCTAGAGCAACGGGTGGAGAACCGTACGCACGAGCTTGAAGAAGCTCTCGTGGTCCTTGACCACACAAACGCCGAACTGACCCAGGCGAACGACGCGAAGTCGCTGTTCCTGGCGAATGTCTCGCATGAACTTCGGACGCCGCTCAGCGGCATCCTCATCGCTTCGGAGATGCTGCATGATCCGGCGTTCGGCATGTTTTCCGAGGAGAAGGTCCGCGATCTCGGCGGCAAGATCCTGTCGAGCGGTCGCCACTTGTTGGCGCTCATCGATGACTTGCTCGACCTTTCGCGCATCGAGGCGGGACGGCTGGAACTGCGACCTCAACCCGTGGATGTGGCCTTGCTTTTGGACGATCTGCGCTTGACGATCGAGCCGGCGGCAGCCGAGAAGCGCGTGAAGGTGGACATCCCGTCCGGGGGCGATTGCCGGATCTACGCCGATCCTGTTCGCGCACTCCAGGTTCTCTTCAACTTGGCGTCGAACGCGGTGAAGTTCACGCCGTCGGGGGGCCGGGTTTGGCTGGAGGTGACTAAGTCGAAGGGTGACGTGGCAATCGCGGTGCACGACACGGGCATCGGGATCGCGCGGCGGGATCTTGTTCGCATTTTCGAGCCCTTCGAACAGGTGTCGGATCGGCGCATGGGCGGCGCGGGCCTTGGGCTGGCGGTGTCGAAGCGAATCGTCGATCTACACGGCGGTAGCATCAAGGTGTCGAGCGTGCCGGGCAAGGGCAGTCGGTTCACGGCAGTGTTCTCAGCCGCGGATCCGGGCGCCGCGCGCCCGGCCGTGATCGGAAACGGAGACGTTGCCGAGGCGGTTCGCCCTGCGCGCGTCCTGGTCGTCGAGGACGACCCGGTGACGCAGGATCTCGTCTACAGGGCGCTGTGTAGCGGCGGGCACCACGTGGATCGAGCGGCGTCGGTGCGCGAGGCTATCTCCCGGGTTCGCGCGAGGAAGCCGGACGTCGTGCTGCTGGATGTGCGCCTGGGCAAGGACAACGGACTGGACGTCGTCCCGTGGTTGCGGTCGAGGCCGGCGACGGCCGGCATGCAGGTGATCGTGCTGAGCGCGCACGGCATGCCGGGGGACATCGACCGGGCCATGGCCGCAGGGTGCGACGACTACTTGGTGAAGCCGGTCGCCGCGAAGACGCTGCTCGCCAAGATCGCGGCCGTCATGGACGCGCGGGAACCAAAGGCCGGGGAAGTCCGGAAGGCGGGACGAGGGTGA
- the rocD gene encoding ornithine--oxo-acid transaminase, translating to MDLESTYSAHNYAPLPVTIARGEGAWVEDEAGNRYLDLLSAYSALNFGHRHPRLVEATRRQLDRVTLTSRAFRNDQLGAFCRDLATLCAMDAVLPMNTGAEGVETAIKAARRWGYEVKGVPADRAKVIVFENNFHGRTTTIVGFSTDPLAREGFGPYGTGFTTVKFGDSGALEDALDEETVAVLIEPIQGEAGVVVPPDGYLREVREACTASNALMIADEIQSGLGRTGLTFACEHEGVRPDVYILGKALGGGIMPLSAVVADWSVLGVFTPGSHGSTFGGNPLACAIGREVIAMLSTGEYQQRAAHLGARLLARLGELVGRGITEVRGRGLWAGIDVDLPGQSARAVCEQLLGKGVLAKDTHGRTIRIAPPLVIEEADLDWAVDRIAETLGEMTK from the coding sequence GTGGATCTCGAAAGCACGTACTCGGCGCACAATTACGCGCCACTGCCGGTGACGATCGCCCGCGGTGAGGGCGCGTGGGTCGAGGATGAAGCTGGGAACCGTTACCTGGACCTGCTTTCGGCCTATTCCGCACTCAATTTCGGACATCGTCATCCCCGTTTGGTGGAAGCGACGCGGCGTCAACTCGACCGAGTCACGCTGACCAGTCGCGCGTTTCGCAATGATCAACTCGGCGCGTTCTGCAGGGACCTCGCGACCCTGTGCGCGATGGACGCCGTGCTTCCGATGAACACCGGAGCAGAGGGCGTTGAAACGGCAATAAAGGCCGCGCGCCGCTGGGGGTACGAGGTCAAGGGGGTGCCGGCCGATCGAGCGAAGGTGATCGTGTTCGAGAACAACTTCCACGGGCGAACGACAACCATTGTTGGATTCTCGACAGATCCTCTCGCCCGCGAGGGGTTCGGCCCCTACGGCACCGGGTTCACGACCGTGAAGTTTGGGGACTCCGGCGCGCTGGAGGATGCGCTGGATGAGGAGACTGTGGCGGTGCTGATCGAGCCCATTCAGGGGGAGGCCGGCGTTGTGGTTCCGCCCGACGGATATCTGCGCGAGGTGCGAGAGGCGTGTACCGCTTCGAACGCATTGATGATTGCGGACGAGATTCAGTCCGGTCTCGGCCGGACCGGACTCACCTTTGCCTGCGAGCACGAGGGTGTGCGGCCGGATGTATACATCCTGGGCAAGGCGCTGGGGGGCGGGATCATGCCGCTGTCCGCGGTTGTTGCCGACTGGAGTGTGCTTGGGGTCTTCACCCCCGGGTCGCACGGATCTACGTTCGGAGGGAATCCGCTGGCGTGCGCGATCGGGCGCGAGGTCATCGCGATGCTTTCGACGGGGGAGTACCAGCAGCGAGCGGCGCATCTCGGCGCGCGCCTGCTTGCTCGCCTGGGGGAGTTGGTCGGGCGAGGGATTACCGAGGTGCGCGGCCGGGGCTTGTGGGCAGGGATAGACGTCGACCTTCCCGGGCAGTCGGCGCGCGCGGTGTGCGAGCAGCTGCTGGGAAAGGGTGTTCTCGCCAAGGACACGCACGGTCGCACTATCCGGATCGCCCCGCCGCTTGTCATTGAAGAAGCGGATCTGGACTGGGCGGTGGACCGAATCGCCGAGACGCTCGGCGAGATGACGAAGTAG
- a CDS encoding glycine/sarcosine/betaine reductase selenoprotein B family protein encodes MSVDSYRFLPRSLAAFFQAAPVARPGIIPFSPLSKPLADCSVALVTTAGLHLRDEQPPFDLDRERREPAWGDPSFREIPASVRQDQIGASHLHYNTADTLEDVNCVFPIHRLHEAQRAGRIGAVAPTHYSFMGFQLDQHEQVERYVPQVVQQLRRDAVDAALLTPA; translated from the coding sequence ATGTCGGTGGATTCGTACCGGTTTCTCCCGCGGTCGCTGGCGGCGTTCTTCCAAGCGGCGCCTGTCGCGCGCCCCGGCATCATCCCCTTCTCTCCGCTGTCGAAGCCCCTTGCGGACTGTTCGGTGGCATTGGTCACGACTGCGGGTCTGCACTTGCGCGACGAGCAACCTCCATTCGACCTCGACCGCGAGCGCCGCGAGCCGGCGTGGGGCGATCCGTCATTCCGCGAGATCCCCGCGTCGGTCCGACAGGATCAAATCGGCGCCTCGCACCTGCACTACAACACCGCGGACACGCTCGAGGACGTCAACTGCGTGTTCCCGATCCACCGACTCCACGAAGCACAACGCGCAGGACGCATCGGCGCGGTCGCCCCAACCCACTACTCCTTCATGGGCTTCCAACTGGACCAGCACGAGCAAGTCGAGAGGTACGTCCCCCAAGTAGTGCAACAGCTTCGCCGTGACGCCGTTGACGCGGCGCTGCTCACCCCCGCCTGA
- a CDS encoding DEAD/DEAH box helicase: protein MSETTFVGLGVSADVTAALAARGIDAPFEIQTMVMADALAGRDILAKSRTGSGKTLAFALPIVERLDAASKTPAALVLVPTRELASQVAGEFADIARAKGLRVATAYGGVAIQAQARLAARAHILIATPGRLTDLASRNAIRLDGISVLVLDEADRMLDMGFLPQVDRIVTRIPSERQTMFFSATLDGEVGRIAKSYTHEPVLHEVAAPTQTVDEVEHRFIPVAPHDKIGALVDLLGAERGLALVFVRTKRGVDRLAEKLLSHGVRAVAMHGDMTQAARERSLAQFEAGKADTLVATDVAARGLDLDEITHVINFDPPSDSKDYVHRVGRTARAGRTGTGVTFVLPDQAGDIGRMAARLDLDEHFEREGMKVPPPRLAYAAPRKRNSLLGRRPRRRF from the coding sequence ATGTCTGAAACAACCTTTGTCGGCCTTGGCGTGTCCGCCGACGTTACCGCCGCGCTTGCCGCGCGCGGTATTGATGCACCGTTCGAGATCCAAACTATGGTCATGGCCGACGCCCTCGCGGGTCGCGACATTCTTGCGAAGTCGCGGACCGGGTCCGGCAAGACCCTGGCGTTCGCTCTCCCAATCGTGGAACGGCTGGATGCCGCGTCAAAGACACCGGCTGCGCTTGTGCTGGTCCCCACGCGCGAGCTGGCCTCGCAGGTCGCCGGCGAGTTTGCCGACATTGCGCGCGCCAAGGGCTTGCGTGTTGCCACGGCGTACGGCGGCGTCGCGATTCAGGCGCAGGCGCGGCTTGCGGCGCGCGCGCACATCTTGATCGCGACTCCGGGCAGGCTGACTGACCTCGCATCGCGCAACGCGATTCGGCTCGACGGGATCAGCGTGCTCGTGCTCGACGAGGCCGATCGCATGCTGGACATGGGCTTCTTGCCGCAGGTTGATCGAATCGTGACGCGCATTCCCTCCGAGCGTCAGACCATGTTCTTCTCGGCCACGCTTGACGGAGAGGTCGGTCGTATCGCGAAGAGCTACACGCACGAGCCCGTCTTGCACGAAGTCGCCGCTCCGACGCAGACGGTAGATGAAGTCGAACACCGCTTCATTCCGGTTGCCCCGCATGACAAGATCGGTGCCCTGGTGGATTTGCTCGGGGCCGAGCGGGGTTTGGCTTTGGTTTTTGTCCGCACGAAGCGCGGCGTCGATCGCTTGGCCGAGAAACTCCTGTCGCATGGCGTGCGCGCGGTTGCGATGCACGGCGACATGACGCAGGCCGCTCGCGAGCGCTCGCTGGCACAGTTCGAAGCGGGTAAGGCCGACACGCTGGTTGCGACCGATGTGGCGGCGCGCGGACTCGACCTGGACGAGATCACTCACGTGATCAACTTCGATCCGCCTTCGGACTCGAAGGACTACGTTCACCGCGTCGGGCGGACGGCGCGCGCCGGCCGGACCGGCACGGGCGTCACGTTCGTGCTGCCGGATCAGGCTGGGGACATCGGCCGCATGGCGGCGCGCTTGGACCTGGACGAGCACTTCGAGCGCGAAGGTATGAAGGTTCCGCCGCCGCGCTTGGCGTATGCGGCTCCGCGCAAGCGAAACTCGCTGCTCGGTCGTCGCCCGCGTCGGCGTTTCTAG
- a CDS encoding HAMP domain-containing sensor histidine kinase: MQSFESSPSRRAGSVTATSAVVIGLTSVVVLVSWAVGAEVPTRILPQSPQMVPNTALALLLGAVALWHARTPTERESRSARAFRTSASIAVTAIGALTTFEYATGIDLHIDRIIPRALESGGTFPGRPSPQTAVALMLLGSALLLLDSRPQWRLPPAQLLALAGAAIGTIALTGYAFDTRGFYGTPDFLPYTGMAIHTAGATLLLGTGVLTSRPDVGIMHLFTSRGAGGRTLRLLLPAVIGAPFAVNFLALRGARAGYFTSSYALALGAVAAAAVLLFVAWLIAAATERADDRRRAVERALRNSRKTYRDAYVREQEATKRLREVDGMKNSFLQMVSHELRTPLTTVLGFSETLARPELGLSEEQMDFATRIASSARRLDSLVTDLLDVDRLSRGIFSPRRRPVTMAPLIDSVVATADLEDRPLDVQINPDATVAFLDPGQTGRILENLLINAVRHTPAGTPISVQVRTEAYGIVISVDDRGPGVPEEIRESIFQPFVRGTASAFVPGVGIGLSLVRQFAEIHGGKAWVEDRAGGGASFNVALPAWPPNDRRRVLMTSRPDGDAGIEDALREAGYEVALCVGSGESPACVRCPLVTDGSCALAEGAHIVVFTRDLSNPENLAVLRAYRAVCPMTPVIVQVDEATAARHSELLGGCEVVSEELDADRMVTLIRKVLGEQLASNAGG; this comes from the coding sequence ATGCAGTCCTTCGAGAGTTCCCCCTCACGAAGAGCCGGCTCCGTCACCGCCACCTCGGCGGTCGTGATCGGGCTCACTTCGGTCGTTGTGCTCGTGTCCTGGGCGGTCGGCGCGGAAGTGCCGACCCGCATCCTTCCTCAATCCCCTCAGATGGTGCCCAACACCGCGCTCGCGCTACTGCTCGGCGCCGTCGCCTTGTGGCACGCCCGCACGCCGACCGAACGCGAGAGCCGCTCGGCGCGCGCGTTTCGCACGTCCGCCTCGATCGCCGTCACCGCCATCGGCGCGCTCACGACCTTCGAGTACGCAACCGGAATCGACCTGCACATCGACCGGATCATCCCCCGAGCCTTGGAATCCGGAGGAACGTTCCCCGGCCGCCCCTCCCCTCAGACGGCAGTCGCGCTGATGCTTCTGGGATCGGCACTGCTGTTGTTGGATTCCCGGCCACAGTGGCGCCTGCCACCTGCGCAACTCCTCGCGCTTGCCGGCGCGGCGATCGGCACGATCGCGCTGACCGGGTACGCGTTCGATACCCGAGGTTTCTACGGAACGCCGGACTTCTTGCCCTACACGGGGATGGCCATCCACACGGCCGGCGCAACGCTCCTTCTTGGGACAGGAGTGCTGACGTCCAGGCCCGACGTAGGCATAATGCACCTGTTCACCAGCCGAGGCGCCGGCGGAAGGACGTTGCGACTGTTGCTCCCCGCCGTGATCGGCGCCCCCTTCGCCGTCAACTTCCTCGCGCTACGCGGCGCGCGCGCCGGCTACTTCACTTCGTCGTACGCCCTCGCTCTGGGTGCAGTTGCAGCGGCCGCCGTCCTGCTGTTCGTCGCATGGCTGATCGCCGCGGCGACCGAGCGCGCCGACGACCGGCGTCGCGCAGTCGAGCGCGCGCTTCGGAACAGCCGCAAGACCTACCGGGACGCCTACGTCCGGGAACAAGAGGCAACAAAGCGGCTGCGCGAGGTCGACGGGATGAAGAACTCCTTCCTGCAGATGGTTTCCCACGAGTTGCGCACACCGCTCACCACGGTGCTCGGGTTCTCCGAGACGCTGGCACGACCCGAACTCGGTTTGTCGGAAGAGCAAATGGATTTCGCGACCCGCATCGCATCGAGCGCGCGCCGGCTCGACAGCCTAGTCACCGACCTGCTCGACGTAGACCGACTGTCCCGAGGGATCTTCTCGCCGCGGCGCCGGCCGGTCACCATGGCACCCCTCATCGACAGCGTCGTCGCGACCGCGGACCTCGAAGACCGGCCACTGGACGTCCAGATCAATCCCGATGCCACTGTCGCATTCCTGGACCCCGGTCAGACGGGGAGGATCCTCGAGAACCTGCTCATAAACGCCGTGCGTCATACTCCCGCGGGTACACCGATTTCGGTGCAAGTTCGCACCGAGGCCTACGGCATCGTGATCTCCGTTGACGATCGCGGGCCCGGCGTGCCTGAAGAGATCCGCGAATCCATTTTCCAACCGTTCGTCCGCGGCACAGCATCGGCCTTCGTGCCCGGTGTTGGAATCGGCCTCTCTCTCGTGCGGCAATTCGCAGAGATCCATGGGGGGAAGGCGTGGGTGGAAGACCGCGCGGGCGGAGGCGCATCCTTCAACGTGGCCCTACCTGCCTGGCCGCCGAACGACCGTCGGCGCGTTCTAATGACCTCGAGACCGGACGGCGACGCGGGAATCGAGGACGCACTGCGCGAGGCCGGGTACGAAGTCGCTCTGTGCGTTGGGTCGGGCGAATCGCCTGCGTGTGTGCGGTGCCCGCTGGTCACGGATGGGTCGTGCGCCCTAGCCGAGGGCGCCCACATCGTGGTGTTCACCAGGGATCTGAGCAACCCGGAGAATCTAGCTGTGCTGCGGGCGTACCGGGCAGTGTGCCCCATGACTCCGGTAATTGTTCAAGTCGACGAAGCAACCGCCGCGCGCCACAGTGAACTGCTCGGCGGATGCGAAGTCGTGTCGGAAGAACTCGATGCCGACCGCATGGTCACGCTGATCCGCAAGGTATTGGGCGAACAACTCGCTTCGAACGCGGGCGGCTAG
- a CDS encoding CehA/McbA family metallohydrolase, giving the protein MGHTRVRLGSLRVCIALVALVAGMAVPSGARATGDPAPSPYTPFVGAMHEHSGYSDGYPGSTPGTYYASAKGHDLDFLMSGEHSDNMDVPVALNDECLDPTKTATCPGGGEEPQKALRKWDSTLAYARAASDASFTGVRGFEWTSDRYGHINVYFSRNYANAKTDGGYAATMRTFYEWFALHPQLGGGEDGLAVFNHPGAKKLQVVGPYDPDVNWEDFAYVPAADDRMVGIELFNDDRDYDAYYSYALDKGWHLGAVGAEDLGHQRIDDWGGPQWAKTVILATDRGEGALYEAMLARRFYAVRTSDVRMTYTLDDELMGARLVRPEDAPLHIEASVNDAAATLEVVTSGGEVVESGISTLDVSILASGAQGYYYVRARNAAGKPIAYSSPVWVSAAPGAAVGQWLAGDLHVHTCFSHDSYCPPDDDNTGPDTAYALSGTVAERFLEASARGLDYLAITDHNDIRSHTDPGFGTQGVIGVRGYENSLNGHGQMLGVDRIYDSGDGSASAVAQMAAALRAAGGAFQANHPTAGLVGEFSCDEPENLHWTYGYDVPVDTVEVWNGPWVLQPPAGSPNEDAVRYWECWLQRGAHVGATGGSDSHALVTAAVQGVGNPTTWVFARARSERGVVDALREGRTSIAIHPPMYGAPRLVLEADVDGDGNYESMIGDTVPPGTKMRVRADGLGFAGEVEVRAGTVGAGIETPVDDAPLAPGGSIEFNAPSLTAGSSGWVRATLRLPDGVAQRRENCNSLRPENTTYCRDHILVTALTSPIYVG; this is encoded by the coding sequence ATGGGTCACACGCGCGTTCGTTTGGGATCACTTCGTGTCTGCATCGCGCTGGTTGCGCTCGTCGCGGGTATGGCTGTTCCGTCGGGCGCGCGCGCCACCGGCGACCCTGCTCCCTCGCCTTACACGCCGTTCGTCGGTGCGATGCACGAGCACTCGGGCTATTCCGACGGGTACCCCGGGTCCACGCCGGGCACCTACTACGCGAGCGCGAAGGGGCACGACCTCGACTTCCTGATGTCGGGCGAGCACTCGGACAACATGGATGTGCCCGTCGCCCTCAACGACGAGTGCCTTGACCCCACCAAGACCGCTACGTGCCCCGGCGGCGGAGAAGAGCCGCAGAAAGCGCTGCGTAAGTGGGACTCGACGCTGGCGTACGCGCGCGCGGCCTCCGACGCGAGCTTCACCGGGGTCCGCGGGTTTGAGTGGACGTCCGACCGCTACGGGCACATCAACGTTTACTTCTCGCGCAACTACGCGAACGCCAAGACCGACGGCGGGTACGCAGCCACGATGAGGACGTTCTACGAGTGGTTCGCCCTGCATCCCCAGTTGGGCGGTGGAGAGGACGGGCTCGCGGTCTTCAATCATCCCGGCGCGAAGAAACTTCAGGTTGTCGGTCCGTATGACCCGGACGTGAACTGGGAGGATTTCGCGTACGTTCCTGCTGCTGATGACCGCATGGTCGGCATCGAGTTGTTCAACGATGATCGGGACTACGACGCCTACTACTCATATGCGCTCGATAAGGGGTGGCATCTGGGTGCCGTCGGCGCGGAGGATCTAGGGCACCAGCGCATCGACGATTGGGGTGGACCGCAGTGGGCGAAGACGGTCATCTTGGCGACCGATCGCGGCGAGGGGGCCCTGTATGAAGCGATGCTTGCTCGTCGGTTCTACGCAGTCCGCACGTCGGATGTGCGCATGACCTACACGCTGGACGACGAACTGATGGGCGCGCGCCTCGTGCGTCCGGAGGATGCGCCGCTTCACATCGAGGCGTCGGTGAATGACGCGGCGGCAACTCTTGAGGTCGTCACCAGTGGCGGTGAGGTCGTAGAGAGTGGGATATCGACTCTGGACGTATCGATTCTCGCATCGGGTGCGCAGGGCTACTACTACGTGCGCGCGCGCAACGCAGCAGGCAAGCCGATCGCGTACTCCTCGCCGGTGTGGGTGTCCGCCGCACCGGGAGCTGCCGTCGGCCAGTGGCTGGCCGGAGACCTGCACGTGCACACATGTTTCTCGCACGACTCCTACTGCCCGCCCGACGACGACAACACCGGGCCGGATACGGCCTACGCGCTGAGCGGTACAGTCGCGGAGCGGTTCCTCGAAGCGTCGGCGCGCGGGCTCGACTACCTCGCTATCACCGACCACAACGACATTCGGTCCCACACTGATCCCGGATTCGGGACGCAGGGTGTCATCGGCGTCCGCGGGTACGAGAACTCACTCAACGGTCATGGACAGATGCTCGGTGTTGACCGCATCTACGACAGCGGTGATGGATCCGCCTCCGCCGTCGCGCAGATGGCTGCCGCACTGCGTGCGGCCGGTGGGGCTTTCCAAGCGAACCACCCGACGGCGGGGCTTGTCGGCGAGTTCAGTTGCGACGAACCCGAGAACCTCCATTGGACCTACGGCTACGACGTCCCGGTAGACACCGTTGAGGTGTGGAACGGGCCGTGGGTCTTGCAGCCGCCGGCCGGTTCCCCAAATGAGGACGCAGTCCGTTACTGGGAATGCTGGCTGCAGCGCGGCGCGCACGTTGGGGCGACGGGAGGCAGCGATTCTCACGCGCTCGTGACGGCGGCAGTGCAGGGGGTTGGCAACCCGACCACGTGGGTATTTGCGCGCGCGCGAAGCGAGCGCGGCGTCGTCGACGCGCTGCGCGAGGGTCGCACCAGCATCGCGATTCACCCGCCGATGTACGGCGCGCCGCGACTCGTCCTGGAAGCCGACGTAGACGGTGACGGGAACTACGAGTCGATGATCGGAGACACGGTGCCGCCCGGCACGAAGATGCGCGTGCGCGCGGATGGCCTTGGATTCGCGGGTGAGGTCGAGGTGCGCGCGGGAACGGTCGGGGCCGGCATCGAAACCCCCGTCGACGACGCGCCGCTGGCGCCGGGCGGATCGATTGAGTTCAACGCTCCGTCGCTCACTGCGGGAAGCAGCGGGTGGGTGCGTGCGACGCTCCGGCTTCCCGACGGGGTGGCGCAGAGACGTGAGAACTGCAATTCCCTGCGTCCGGAGAACACGACGTACTGCCGCGACCACATTCTCGTGACGGCTCTGACTTCGCCCATCTACGTCGGGTGA
- a CDS encoding acyl-CoA dehydrogenase family protein, whose amino-acid sequence MDAILANSIERLAPLGRFLYDRGAETLWERDTATLPVNLRARRRAYRRFASEEIAPRAIEADRAPHDYDPRPLFAEAARRGFQSELVPPPFGKMPLVALTSRRTIFHSVLKAEEFCAACGGLGLSVLAHDLGMAPLMISGHLPTWKRWLLPLSRANMSGRPKLAAFAITEPSAGSDVEDTDGAAAARFTTTARAVSGGYVLNGQKVFISGGAYADIVSTFAVLEPTDGSKGRVDRDWTAFVVESSRQGFRVGRSEHKLGQRACDATELFFDDVFIPTENLIGTERSGWALNRNVLNYSRLPVAAIGLGIARGAVEAATEFARSARLGGRPLLSYQEVQLALADLWLEVMAMRGMVWQAARQKSAMQGINSATKARCGDGAFAVTTRAMEFLADHGTLTANRAEKTMRDARLNQIYEGTNEVNRLGFIEAFWDSGIAQ is encoded by the coding sequence ATGGACGCAATCCTCGCCAACTCAATCGAACGTCTCGCGCCCCTGGGACGCTTCCTCTACGACCGCGGAGCAGAAACCCTTTGGGAACGCGACACCGCGACGCTGCCGGTGAACCTGCGCGCGCGGCGCCGCGCATATCGGCGGTTCGCAAGCGAGGAGATCGCGCCCCGCGCGATAGAGGCCGACCGCGCACCCCACGACTACGACCCTCGGCCTTTGTTCGCGGAGGCCGCGCGCCGTGGATTCCAGTCCGAACTTGTTCCACCGCCGTTCGGCAAGATGCCCCTCGTTGCGCTAACCAGCCGGCGCACGATCTTCCATTCCGTTCTGAAGGCCGAGGAGTTCTGCGCGGCGTGCGGGGGACTCGGCCTGTCGGTGCTCGCACACGACCTCGGGATGGCACCGTTGATGATCTCGGGACACCTCCCGACGTGGAAGCGGTGGCTCCTTCCGTTGTCGCGCGCCAACATGTCCGGACGTCCGAAACTCGCAGCATTCGCAATCACCGAGCCCTCGGCCGGATCCGACGTCGAAGACACCGACGGGGCCGCCGCCGCGCGCTTCACGACGACGGCGCGCGCGGTGTCCGGCGGCTACGTCTTGAACGGCCAGAAGGTGTTCATCTCCGGCGGCGCCTACGCCGACATCGTGTCGACCTTCGCGGTTCTGGAACCGACCGACGGCAGCAAGGGACGCGTCGATCGCGACTGGACCGCCTTCGTCGTCGAGAGCAGCCGGCAGGGTTTCCGCGTCGGTCGCAGCGAGCACAAACTCGGTCAGCGCGCGTGCGACGCAACCGAGTTGTTCTTCGACGATGTGTTCATCCCCACCGAGAACCTGATCGGCACCGAACGTTCAGGCTGGGCGCTGAACAGAAACGTGCTCAACTACTCGCGGCTGCCGGTGGCAGCGATCGGTCTTGGTATCGCGCGCGGCGCGGTCGAGGCCGCGACCGAGTTCGCGCGTAGCGCCCGCCTAGGCGGCAGGCCGCTTCTGTCATACCAAGAGGTGCAACTCGCCTTGGCGGATCTGTGGCTCGAGGTGATGGCGATGCGCGGGATGGTGTGGCAAGCCGCGCGCCAAAAGAGCGCAATGCAAGGAATCAACAGCGCGACAAAGGCCCGCTGCGGGGACGGAGCCTTCGCCGTCACGACGCGCGCCATGGAGTTCCTAGCCGACCACGGAACCCTCACCGCGAACCGCGCCGAGAAGACGATGCGTGACGCGCGCCTCAACCAGATCTACGAGGGCACCAACGAAGTCAACCGCTTGGGCTTCATCGAAGCCTTCTGGGACTCAGGCATCGCACAGTAG